From the Borrelia puertoricensis genome, one window contains:
- the pth gene encoding aminoacyl-tRNA hydrolase, translated as MDLLIVGLGNPGSNFFHTRHNVGFGLIDKLVVKHDLSLKKVKNYEYSDFNFENKRIVLIKPLTYMNLSGNIFPFVFARFYMKITNLLIIVDNVDLPLGKCKLRKIGGTSTHNGLRSISESLGSTKYSRLYIGVGKNNESSLRDFVLAKFSDGELKRIRNVFNFLSEEILSIDECNFESKIATINSSSF; from the coding sequence ATGGATTTGTTAATAGTTGGCCTGGGTAATCCCGGGTCTAATTTTTTTCATACTAGACATAATGTTGGTTTTGGGCTTATAGATAAATTGGTTGTAAAGCATGATCTCTCTTTGAAAAAGGTAAAAAATTATGAATACTCTGATTTTAATTTTGAGAATAAACGAATAGTTTTAATTAAACCTTTAACTTATATGAATTTGAGTGGTAATATTTTTCCTTTTGTTTTTGCTAGATTTTATATGAAAATAACTAATCTGTTGATTATAGTTGATAATGTTGATTTACCTTTGGGAAAATGTAAACTTAGAAAGATAGGAGGTACTTCTACGCATAATGGACTTCGTTCTATTTCTGAGAGCCTTGGAAGTACTAAATATAGTAGACTTTATATTGGAGTTGGAAAGAATAATGAATCTAGTCTTAGAGATTTTGTTCTTGCAAAATTTAGCGATGGTGAGCTTAAGCGTATTAGAAATGTATTTAATTTTTTAAGTGAAGAGATATTAAGTATTGATGAATGTAATTTTGAGAGTAAAATTGCGACTATTAATTCTAGTAGTTTTTGA
- the tilS gene encoding tRNA lysidine(34) synthetase TilS, with amino-acid sequence MFWNNILTKIESFYFKNSLTKEKVIVAFSGGADSTTLLLSLKEYLNNNIVALYFAHYIRSDFEQNLEIEHIKKFCNFHSITFQIKRCSVDIKRKSRQLGMSVEELARKYRYDALLESFRENGASYIALAHNQNDQFETLVMRFFQGSFLDGLSGIPVINGNIIRPLIDVSREDIEKFLSLNSIVYSVDSTNHEDLYLRNKIRNNLMPVIRKIFKGYERGLKRISDFSSELAGYFDKEDYLSPSKGNYYYFFDAMTFFRLPKYLVFRSIFKILNSEGIVSNLSYGTLGEIFRVNLANKKSKILLKTNDFFLEKRKDKINLIFREAEEMHEPFDFFLRLNECHSLSLGKILLEYLECEDNSILTLRCCSYEFRHRFFRSKLQSKKFFSKFVRYNPLYLMLLVLDDKVIGIIDLNTLNLIWSDKSILKKINISLFGGFLKE; translated from the coding sequence ATGTTTTGGAATAATATTTTAACAAAGATAGAAAGTTTTTACTTTAAAAATTCTTTAACCAAAGAAAAAGTAATAGTTGCTTTTTCTGGGGGAGCAGATTCTACTACCTTGTTATTGAGTTTAAAGGAGTATTTAAATAATAATATTGTTGCACTTTATTTTGCGCATTATATAAGATCAGATTTCGAGCAAAATCTGGAAATAGAACATATAAAAAAGTTTTGTAATTTTCATAGCATTACTTTTCAAATAAAGAGGTGTAGTGTTGATATAAAGAGAAAGTCTAGGCAACTTGGTATGTCAGTTGAGGAGTTGGCTAGAAAATATCGCTATGATGCTTTGTTAGAATCTTTTAGAGAAAATGGGGCAAGTTATATTGCTCTTGCTCATAATCAAAATGATCAATTTGAAACTTTGGTGATGAGATTTTTTCAAGGTTCATTTTTGGATGGATTGTCTGGTATTCCAGTTATCAATGGAAATATTATTAGACCTTTAATTGATGTATCAAGAGAGGATATTGAAAAATTTCTTTCTTTGAATAGTATTGTTTATTCTGTTGATAGTACTAACCATGAAGATTTATATTTAAGAAATAAAATTAGAAATAATCTTATGCCAGTTATTAGGAAAATTTTTAAGGGATATGAAAGAGGTTTGAAAAGGATATCTGATTTTTCAAGTGAGCTTGCAGGTTATTTTGATAAAGAAGATTATCTTTCCCCGAGTAAGGGTAATTATTATTATTTTTTTGATGCTATGACTTTTTTCAGGCTACCAAAGTATTTGGTTTTTAGGAGTATTTTTAAGATTTTAAATTCAGAAGGAATTGTGTCAAATTTGTCATATGGCACTTTAGGTGAGATTTTTAGGGTGAATCTTGCTAATAAAAAAAGTAAAATATTACTTAAAACCAATGATTTTTTTTTGGAAAAACGTAAAGATAAGATTAACCTTATCTTTAGAGAAGCTGAAGAGATGCATGAGCCTTTTGATTTTTTCTTAAGACTTAATGAATGTCATAGTTTATCTTTAGGTAAGATTTTGTTAGAATATTTGGAGTGTGAAGATAATTCTATACTAACATTGAGATGTTGTTCTTATGAGTTTAGGCATAGATTTTTTAGAAGTAAGTTACAATCAAAGAAGTTCTTTTCTAAGTTTGTAAGATATAATCCACTTTATTTAATGTTGTTAGTGTTAGATGATAAGGTAATTGGCATTATTGATTTAAATACTTTAAACTTAATTTGGAGTGATAAGAGTATTCTTAAAAAAATTAATATATCTTTGTTCGGAGGATTTTTAAAGGAATGA
- the ftsH gene encoding ATP-dependent zinc metalloprotease FtsH: MNINNNNLNNNGKSNNKKKNKNWILVLVIVFLVLAIFMSYFMRGGENYKNVPYSTFQTYLDSGLVESAIIIDKSQIQFIVKNSNLGKSYFSTSIPYFDINLLSELKAKRVEVSSGKSQSSLIGVILQTLPWILFFIFFFFIFRQTQGGGGKVFSFGKSNAQKYEAGKNKVTFKDVAGQEEAKQELREVVEFLKNPKKFEKIGARIPKGVLLVGSPGTGKTLLAKAVAGEAGVNFFHMSGSDFVEMFVGVGASRVRDLFDNARKNAPCIIFIDELDAVGRSRGAGLGGGHDEREQTLNQLLVEMDGFGTYTNVIVMAATNRPDVLDSALLRPGRFDRQVTVTLPDIKEREAILNIHAQKTKLSKEIDLHVIARATPGVSGADLANLINEGALIAARNDQSEILMHDLEEARDKILMGVAKKSMTITDRQKLETAYHEAGHALLHYYLEYSDPLHKVTIIPRGRALGVAFSLPREDRLSINKNQILDKIKICYGGYASEQINLGFTTAGVQNDLMQATNLAKKMVTEWGMGEDVGPIFLVDDEAPIFLPKEFSKSRAYSEHTADRVDREVKRILEGCLKEASDILMNHKDQLVKLAEALVARETLTDNEVRELLGFEIVESEHEKSLRESKLETVNG; the protein is encoded by the coding sequence ATGAATATTAACAATAATAATTTGAATAATAATGGTAAATCTAATAATAAAAAGAAAAATAAGAATTGGATTTTGGTTCTTGTTATAGTCTTTTTAGTTTTAGCAATATTCATGTCTTATTTTATGCGTGGCGGAGAAAATTATAAGAACGTGCCTTATAGTACATTTCAAACTTATTTAGATAGTGGTTTAGTTGAATCAGCAATAATAATTGATAAGAGTCAAATTCAATTTATTGTCAAAAATTCGAATTTAGGAAAATCTTATTTCTCTACTAGTATTCCTTATTTTGATATCAATCTGCTTTCTGAGCTTAAAGCAAAGAGAGTTGAGGTAAGTTCTGGAAAAAGTCAGTCATCTTTAATTGGTGTTATTCTTCAAACTTTGCCATGGATATTATTTTTTATTTTCTTTTTCTTTATATTTCGTCAAACTCAGGGTGGTGGAGGCAAGGTTTTTTCATTTGGAAAAAGCAATGCTCAAAAGTATGAGGCAGGAAAGAATAAAGTTACTTTTAAAGATGTTGCTGGTCAAGAAGAAGCTAAGCAGGAACTTAGGGAAGTAGTTGAATTTCTTAAAAACCCTAAAAAATTTGAAAAGATAGGTGCAAGGATTCCAAAAGGTGTTCTTTTAGTAGGATCTCCTGGAACAGGAAAGACCTTGCTTGCCAAAGCAGTTGCAGGTGAGGCAGGTGTAAATTTTTTTCATATGTCAGGTTCTGATTTTGTTGAGATGTTTGTAGGGGTTGGAGCAAGTCGTGTTAGGGATTTGTTTGACAATGCAAGAAAAAATGCTCCTTGCATAATTTTTATTGATGAACTTGATGCTGTTGGAAGAAGTCGTGGCGCTGGCCTTGGTGGTGGTCATGATGAGAGAGAGCAAACTCTTAATCAGTTATTAGTCGAGATGGATGGTTTTGGGACATATACTAATGTAATTGTGATGGCAGCAACAAATAGGCCTGATGTTCTTGATTCTGCTTTGCTTAGACCTGGAAGGTTTGACAGGCAAGTAACAGTGACGCTTCCTGATATTAAGGAGAGAGAAGCAATACTGAATATACATGCTCAAAAGACTAAACTTTCAAAAGAAATTGACTTACATGTAATAGCAAGAGCTACTCCTGGTGTTAGTGGTGCTGATCTTGCAAATTTGATTAATGAGGGTGCTTTAATTGCTGCAAGGAATGATCAATCTGAGATTCTTATGCATGATTTAGAAGAAGCTAGAGATAAAATATTAATGGGCGTTGCTAAAAAGTCTATGACTATTACTGATAGACAGAAACTTGAAACAGCTTATCATGAAGCAGGACATGCATTGCTTCATTATTATCTTGAATATTCTGATCCTTTACATAAGGTTACTATTATTCCTAGAGGTAGAGCTCTTGGGGTTGCTTTTTCTCTTCCTAGGGAGGATAGGCTTTCAATAAATAAAAATCAGATTCTTGATAAGATTAAGATATGTTATGGTGGTTATGCTAGTGAGCAGATTAATTTGGGTTTTACTACAGCTGGTGTGCAAAATGATTTGATGCAAGCTACTAATTTGGCAAAAAAAATGGTTACAGAATGGGGTATGGGGGAAGATGTAGGCCCAATATTTTTAGTGGATGATGAAGCTCCAATTTTTCTTCCAAAAGAATTTTCTAAGTCAAGAGCATATTCTGAGCATACTGCTGATAGAGTAGACAGGGAAGTTAAGAGAATTCTTGAAGGATGTTTAAAAGAAGCTTCAGATATTTTGATGAACCATAAAGATCAGTTAGTGAAACTTGCAGAAGCTTTAGTTGCAAGAGAAACTTTGACAGATAATGAAGTAAGAGAGCTTTTAGGATTTGAAATTGTTGAGAGTGAGCATGAAAAAAGTTTAAGAGAGTCTAAATTGGAGACAGTCAATGGGTAA
- a CDS encoding S1C family serine protease, producing MHRKIFIIFMLFFSCSTIKDIDDKQIYYIPSKSINKHIEDNNFEIALSSYYNLRNNGFEMDQVILGLRDKALTGIQNEYLKFCKEGNYEKALFKLETLNLFGMMLAESREQLILKHLESVKHRDPMLASLFAKYYSLYNTFDSLQNFVINEKTPLRNVLLNTAVLTVWVDMGTKILNGHRRPNIALGSAFVVDSLKGYALTNYHVISSQVDNNYNGISNLYVRLPRGKGEKLPATVISYSKEMDLALIKVSFKLDHQFNLNYSSNINIGDRIYAMGSPMGFEKTITSGIISGQNRNLLSVGDSYQIDAAINQGNSGGPVVNESGELVGLTFAGILYSQGLNFVIPSKWVLKVLPFMYEGGILRNKWLGFTFSESLKDLEISYVAPNSPADIGGLRSGDAILSVNSLKFDSLRDLQYYILQKKSMVKIKYRRDNKEYESYLYPQDRPDDIIESIIESDSFKNLMGAFLGLNLSLVSGREYRVAKVFSNGLGDELNFRDNDEIFVYASNYLKDKRVFVLLLYVKRLFSGYLGAPLQLIIPFDSLVFV from the coding sequence ATGCATAGAAAAATTTTTATTATTTTTATGTTATTTTTTTCATGCAGCACAATAAAAGACATAGATGACAAACAAATTTATTATATACCATCTAAAAGCATAAATAAACATATTGAAGATAATAATTTTGAGATTGCTCTTTCAAGTTATTATAATCTAAGAAATAATGGTTTTGAAATGGATCAAGTTATTCTAGGCTTAAGAGATAAAGCTTTAACCGGAATTCAAAATGAATATCTTAAATTTTGTAAGGAAGGGAATTATGAAAAAGCACTCTTTAAGCTTGAAACTTTAAATTTGTTTGGTATGATGCTTGCAGAGAGTAGAGAGCAATTAATTTTGAAGCATCTTGAGAGTGTGAAACACAGGGATCCAATGCTTGCGAGTTTATTTGCAAAATATTATTCATTGTATAATACTTTTGATTCTTTGCAAAATTTTGTTATTAATGAAAAAACTCCTCTGAGAAATGTTTTGCTTAATACGGCTGTTTTAACAGTTTGGGTAGATATGGGTACTAAAATTTTAAACGGTCATAGGCGTCCAAATATTGCCTTAGGCTCTGCTTTTGTTGTTGATAGTCTTAAAGGGTATGCTTTGACCAATTATCATGTGATTAGTTCTCAAGTTGATAATAATTATAATGGGATTTCCAATCTTTATGTAAGACTTCCAAGAGGTAAGGGTGAAAAACTTCCCGCAACGGTCATTTCTTATTCAAAGGAAATGGATCTTGCTTTAATTAAGGTATCTTTTAAATTAGATCATCAGTTTAATTTGAATTATTCTTCGAATATTAATATTGGAGATAGAATTTATGCCATGGGTTCTCCTATGGGATTTGAAAAAACTATTACATCAGGAATAATTTCTGGACAGAATAGAAATTTATTATCTGTTGGTGATTCTTATCAAATTGATGCTGCCATTAATCAGGGAAATTCTGGTGGACCTGTGGTAAATGAAAGTGGCGAGTTAGTTGGACTTACATTTGCTGGAATTTTATATTCACAAGGTCTTAATTTTGTTATACCTTCAAAATGGGTTTTAAAGGTTTTGCCATTTATGTATGAAGGTGGAATTTTAAGAAATAAGTGGTTGGGATTTACTTTTTCTGAAAGTTTGAAAGATTTAGAGATATCATATGTAGCTCCTAATTCTCCTGCAGATATTGGTGGGTTAAGGAGTGGGGATGCTATTCTTAGTGTTAATTCTTTGAAATTTGATAGTTTAAGAGATCTTCAGTACTATATTTTGCAAAAAAAATCTATGGTTAAAATTAAATATAGAAGAGATAATAAAGAGTATGAGAGTTATTTGTATCCACAAGACCGGCCAGACGATATTATTGAGAGTATTATAGAGAGTGATTCTTTTAAGAATTTGATGGGAGCTTTTTTGGGTTTAAATTTGAGTTTGGTTTCTGGAAGGGAGTATAGAGTTGCTAAGGTTTTTTCAAATGGTCTTGGTGATGAACTTAATTTTAGGGATAATGATGAAATTTTTGTTTATGCTTCTAATTATCTTAAGGATAAGAGAGTGTTTGTTTTATTGCTTTATGTTAAAAGACTGTTTTCAGGATATTTAGGAGCTCCTTTGCAACTTATTATTCCTTTTGATTCACTTGTATTTGTATAA
- a CDS encoding thymidine kinase has product MSFYLNLVSGDTKSKLDDIVSISHFDFKDNLNLMLIIGPMGSGKTEYAAKIYKDSLIIKNKSSKVLDSITKGRRNRANIFFIRNILDKKRFKGYPKNVIPYRGGGSDRIDGVDFAGNSFDVGQLIDDNPEYGTFIIDETCFYDERLVFILNKIALDSNVLFILPTLLYNFRKEIFNNTAKLLIEYSDKICRLGAYCEHVNCMDESFLTYRYYFYKGEEIAAPYFDPLLIVGGDEIIESAIYPNYATRCSSHHYLVGREYFFTILKPFALLYTQGDKKLLEREIMDLSSNVKNSNFENSLLIESRGRCDIAVLENLLGLPFLAERALITLSLECNILSKGDLKELIDKFSLSKDYIQKVIVSREYQWIF; this is encoded by the coding sequence ATGAGCTTTTATTTGAATTTAGTTAGTGGAGATACTAAATCCAAACTTGATGATATTGTATCTATTAGTCATTTTGATTTTAAAGATAATTTAAATTTGATGCTTATAATTGGTCCTATGGGTAGTGGTAAAACAGAATATGCTGCTAAAATTTATAAGGATTCTCTTATTATCAAGAATAAATCTTCTAAAGTGTTAGATTCCATTACCAAGGGACGTAGAAACAGAGCCAATATATTTTTTATTAGAAATATTCTTGATAAGAAAAGGTTTAAAGGTTATCCTAAAAACGTTATTCCTTATAGAGGAGGTGGAAGTGATAGGATTGATGGAGTTGATTTTGCAGGTAATTCTTTTGATGTAGGTCAATTAATAGACGATAATCCTGAATATGGAACCTTTATTATTGATGAAACTTGTTTTTACGATGAACGTTTGGTTTTTATTTTAAATAAAATCGCATTAGATTCAAATGTATTATTTATACTTCCTACTTTACTTTATAATTTTAGGAAAGAGATATTTAATAATACTGCTAAACTTTTAATAGAATATTCAGATAAGATTTGTCGTCTTGGTGCTTATTGTGAGCATGTTAATTGTATGGATGAATCTTTTTTGACATACAGATATTATTTTTACAAAGGAGAGGAAATAGCTGCACCTTATTTTGATCCTTTGTTAATTGTTGGTGGTGATGAGATTATTGAGTCTGCTATTTATCCAAATTATGCTACAAGATGTTCTAGTCATCATTATCTTGTTGGTAGGGAGTATTTTTTTACCATTCTTAAACCTTTTGCATTGTTGTATACGCAAGGTGATAAAAAATTGCTTGAGAGAGAAATAATGGATTTGAGCAGTAATGTGAAGAATTCAAATTTTGAAAATTCTCTTTTGATTGAATCTAGGGGAAGATGTGATATTGCAGTTTTAGAAAATTTGTTAGGATTGCCTTTTTTAGCAGAAAGAGCTTTAATTACACTGTCATTGGAATGTAATATTCTTAGTAAGGGAGATCTTAAAGAGCTTATTGATAAGTTTTCTCTTAGTAAGGATTATATTCAAAAAGTGATTGTTTCAAGAGAGTATCAATGGATTTTTTAG
- the tmk gene encoding dTMP kinase: MNKILKNFYCIEGIDGSGKTSIIQKLQKLCNNKLKYYFTKEPSQGVIGEFIRQQLTNFKNPLRKVSLAYLYVADRYEHLYNTKNGIIEILNKGKTKVITDRYLFSSIAYQGELGYKINKDFPLPEKLFFIKTDPSIAYKRIQKNRIQADLFEFEAAKFKEINSRYTEMLKIFDDLIDIVYIENSNEEDLETSTRKIFDLIKF, from the coding sequence GTGAATAAGATCCTAAAAAACTTCTATTGCATAGAAGGAATCGATGGAAGTGGAAAAACAAGTATAATTCAAAAACTACAAAAACTCTGTAATAACAAACTGAAATATTACTTTACAAAAGAACCATCACAAGGGGTCATTGGAGAATTCATAAGACAGCAACTAACTAATTTTAAAAATCCCTTAAGAAAGGTGTCACTAGCATACTTATATGTAGCAGACAGATATGAACATTTATATAACACAAAGAATGGAATAATAGAAATATTAAATAAAGGTAAAACAAAAGTAATAACCGACAGATATTTATTCTCATCTATAGCATATCAAGGAGAATTGGGATATAAAATAAACAAAGACTTCCCACTACCTGAAAAACTTTTCTTCATAAAAACGGATCCCAGTATTGCATACAAACGAATTCAAAAAAACAGAATACAAGCTGATCTCTTTGAGTTTGAAGCAGCAAAATTCAAAGAAATCAACTCTAGATATACAGAAATGCTCAAAATTTTTGACGACCTAATTGATATTGTATACATTGAAAACTCAAATGAAGAAGACTTAGAAACAAGTACAAGGAAAATTTTTGATTTAATAAAATTTTAA